The Phaseolus vulgaris cultivar G19833 chromosome 5, P. vulgaris v2.0, whole genome shotgun sequence genomic interval tttatagttattcaATATTAAAGGCTATTATAGCATCCTTTACTAACGAAATATGCTTaacaatttaaacatttttttcttcatataatcctttataaaaatatttttctcctatcaatattattttatattctctttattttttttcctttttttgtaattattggTGAGTATGTgtaaacttttgaaaaaaaaactagataaattatttgcaaaaagaaaattactttttaaaatataaacatcattatttatcttttaatgtGTTTCTATCTATACTTAAAAATGTAGTGTCTTTGGTGTAAAAAACACTTTAGTAAATGGAGATTATCTTATCCCCACtttaaattctttaattttaGATAAGGTTCCAATGCAGAAAAAATTGATTCCACTTATATTGATAATGTCAAATCTCTAGAAAAGGATGGGGAAATAAAAATCTCCATATGATCTATATAAAAATTGGAGGCATTTAAAATCTGGTTTGTGGGGCTGTCTAAGATTTTGGGTAACTTTTACACATTGTGCATGTAGGATTTTGAAAAGATATGCCTCCAATGAATATGAAAGCAAGTGGACCCAATTAAACAAAGAAGAGATTGATGATAAACCATTGTTTGTGACCACCCAACTCACATTTAGATGCACATGTTGGCACTACATTATTTTTTTGTGGGGTTTAATTAAGATAGAGATTAGATGCCTAGAATATATCACTTTAAAATAATGGATGGTGAATGAACCCACTCCCATGTGATGAGCATCATTTGTGATCCTTATTGGCACAAGACTACATCATTGGGGAATTAagcatatatattatatttttttatgttaatcaATTGAATGTTGACAACCAATGCTAGTCTTTGAAGCATGAAGCCAGAGTATCTTGTACCATGCTTTATTGCAAAAAGGGTGAGAGTCTTCATGCCACCACAACAATATCTTTATATATTAGTCAAAAGTCATTGTAACAAGAAACATGATCATGGATATTCTAGCAACAGGATCCTTGCTTTGCACATTAGTTTTTGCTTAGTGCTCTTCCCTCACTATGCATTTATGTAATGATGACCAAGATAAGCTTgagatagtttttttttttttaaagttaattgTATGTATTTAGttatgattaagttttttgatAATGAGTAAAACAGGATTTcactttttatttctttataatgAGTTCTCTTTATCATGAatttatccattttttttatagaaattgTAATAGGATTAGTTAAAGTAGCAAACGGTAATGAGAAAGAGTTTCTTTGGACAAACTTTTCTATCACTATCtgtaatagaaaaaataaataaagtgtgTTTCTACTTAAACTAAAATTAGTtcatgtataaaaatataaataaaaagtaaaaaacttaTATGAAATTAACTTATACACAaaagtaatttaatttatatacacTAATATATTATTTGGCTGTcatcattattaaaaaattattaaataaaaattaattatagagaaaaaataattaattattatatttattaagttaattactattttaaaaattaaaaaaattattaatatttaattaatttatattattgataaattattttaaattaatatctaattacttatcaagattttaattactaaattttttaaaattgataatttaaacttgataattaattaaatatcaatttaaaaattatttatcaataataatataaattaatttaaatattaaataattttttaatttttaaaataatatttaatttaattaatatattaattaattatttaaattttaaaattaatttttatttaataatgttttcGCAATTCGTACCATCATTCAACCTAACAGTGGAAAAGAGATCCCTCCAAAACCTGATAATCGAACCCTATAATAGCAAAGGAAATGCTTTCAATAGATATTTTGCAATAGTTTCTTACCTTCAACTGAACATTATTGGCTTCTGTGTATTATGTGATTGATTGACTTCCATTTTATAAAGTGTGAGTCTGTTTAAGGTTTGAATTGCACATGCCATATCAGATATATAATCATATTACCAGCTACATTTTCTGTTttgttctttcatttttttttcagataaaatattagataattaaatatttttcaattataatacTCTTAGTTATTGTcactttaaatattataaatgattgtatttataattaaataatttattaaaaaatttaatactaTATGCACTCTTACCAATTTGTACTTGTAAactcatataaaataaaacacttcAACTCTctccatttattttaaagagttATTTTTGAGAGTTGATGCATACCCTAGTGGTGGTATGTGATAGGGATATAGTCTTAATGAATGCAATCAGAATTGTATTTCCTAAAACTTGTAATTTGCTGTGTTGATTTCACATCGATAAAAatgtgaaagaaaaatgtaaaatgttagtGCATCCAAGAGAGGTATGTGATCAAGTAATGCAGGCTTGGGGATCTAGTGTGGATTGTGATATTGTTGAGGTCTTTGAAGATCGTGTCAATACGTTTGAAGTTGTTTCTTCTCCATGGACTATATTTGTTGAATATGTGATAGGTACATGGTTACGTCCACATAAAGAAAATTTTGTGAAGGCATGGACAGATAAGGTGATGCACTTAGGAAACATAACAAGTAACAAAATTGAGGTGCCACATCGGAGCCTAAAGAGAATTCTTCAAAACTCCATGGGGGACTTATGTTTTTGTTGGGATTCGATCAACAAGATGATTATTTTACAACATAATGCAATCAAAGCTTCATTTCAAAAGAGCTTTCATGTTGTGGGACATCGGTATAATGTTACAACATACAAAAAATTGGTAGGTCATGTGTCTAAATATTCTTTAAACCTTATTTTCGAAAAGCTTGTTAGAGTTAAATCTATGAGATTTGATAAAATTAGTTGTGGTGGATGTACTCTTACATGTACTCATGATTTTCCATGTACATGTCAATTGGCTTCATTTGGTGTGAGTAGCATACCACTTAAATTAGTGCGTGTAATATGGACTCGATTAAGCTTTGAAGATATTGCAACTGAACATTGCTCATCTAAGTTGTCAATTGAGAAAGAGTTTGAGGTCTTCTCAAAGCGCTTTAAAGAGGTTGACGTTGCAAGTAAGGTTAGCATCAAAATTAAGTTGGAAGGGATTGCCTTTCCAAAAAAGACATCTATCTACACACCACATGATAAGGTCAGAACAAAAGGTGTTGTAAAGGCTCGTCCTACCAAATTTATGAGATCAACTAAGCGAATCCCTTCTTATTATGAACATGTGGGTTTCATACACTCACAACATGATAGTTGTGGAGTGAAGGACACATACCACAAATTTTCCAACATAATCCATTCTTACGCTAGATCAATTCACGTAGGATTTCATCCATACATTCTTGATGTTGTCGATGTTAAGGTTGATGGCCATTATGCATACTGTGTTGTTGCTGCTGAATTGGGTATGGAGAAGAGTCCTGGGTTGTTGTTCGAatgaatttgttaaaagaacTCAATGAATGGAAGCAAGAATATGTTAAACTTTGGTGGTGATGAACGATATGAATATTTGAAGAAGTCACTTCTTGTTGATCGCATGTCAATGGTACCAACCAATGACACCCTTTTATTTGCACTTTACATTTGCTTTAGTGATTTAACTTCATTTGCACTTTGACTTGCAGGCAGGAACAAATAAGTGGATGCAACCTCTTTACGAATGCACAAAGCAATTCTCTATCTACATTCTCATAACTTGCATGAATAAGACCATCTAAGTTAAACATTTGCACTGTAGCCTCTATGCACTCATGTGGTACTCCGAACTTATTCACCTTTCTCCCATGAGAAACAACTTTAAACTCACCATGATCCTACAATAATCAACAAATACATACATATTATACTCAATTAACCAGtcatatcactacaagaaaaatccatTTTAGCTGCTAACAAAAAGCGGGGCTATAAAAAAGTTCACTGGCATGAGTGAAGTCTAATCAAGTTGGACACAAAAATAAACATCAAATATTGTGTCCACGATGGAGACCTTTAActcacaataaaaaatattaaaataatactaataagTTAGCTTCTAGAATGGAGACACAAAGTAGATGCAATCAAAAAATAAGTTTGCAAAATGATACTGCATCGAGAATAGAGACACAAAGTGGAtgcaagttaatattttattacatttagcATAGGTATAAGTGACACTAAGGTGATGTGGATGTTTATTGTCACCTTAGCCCATGCTAAGTTATTTaatgagaaagaaaataaaacattaaaacattTTTGTCTCACGTTTTCATTTTCTCACACTTTCAATTTCTCATTTCTATCTCACACTTTCAAACTCAAAATTCCGAAATTCCTCCCAAAATCCCTACGTCTTCTTCATGACCATTTCGCTCTCCTTAATTTCGTTTTTCGTTTTTCGTTTTTGTCCATATAACCATTTTGCTCTCCTTAATTtcgtttttcattttttgtctTCATGACCGTTTCGCTCTCCTTAAGTGCATTTTACTCATATTTATTTCCTGGATAGTGTTCCCAATATCAACAATTTACTCACATTTGCTTTCTCACGCAGTGTCCCCAACGGTGATgctaagtttaattattgttggagatcccacttcaactagagattaagacatttaatagtatataagtgggtgcaaacctcaccttataagtcgattttatgaggttgagttaggcttaaagtccacttcttaatatggtattatCATAATCATTTTGAGCCTATTCTAGCGCGAttatttgttggacttatcaagTCATCCGCTATCAGGTTGTTATCAGACCACcaataatatatagtctcacgcacgagttggtagcctcaacgtgaggggtgtgtgttgatccacatcgactagagattaggacatgtcatagtatataagtgggtgcaaacctcaccttataagccgaTTTTACGAGGTTGAGTgaggcttaaagtccattttttaataattatttaattctatATCGATTTTAGTGTCATCCAAACCTAcactataattaaataatatatttttctttatgtaggCTTAGCCAACACTACCTTGTAAATTTGTGTCCCATTAGAGGTTTTCTCTAATGCATAGCCACCAAAAGACTAGCTTTCATTTCTATTGGGACGCTAAGCCCACACTAGCCTCATGCAACGTCTCTCTTTTGCACTTTGTGTTGCTCTTTTGGGGACTCTACCATcattatttcttgtagtgtataaaATCTTCATTACTTACCAAACCATCCCATAACTGTCTCGCCACATGATCTTCATAATTAATCAGTAATGACTTATTCGTTGACACTCCTGAATAGCCTTCATCCTCAATTTCCACTTCTTCATGTTCAATATTTTCTTCAAAGTCCTCATTTCCAGTTAAATTACTATGACCACCACTTTTTCTTCTCACATATGCAGTTGGTCACATGCGGTCGACCTTAGAAGATCTTCCTCCTTTAGTCCTCACCATGTTCCTATGCATTTCATAAATGGcctcaaatgaaaaaaaagcaATTTTCATATTGTATTATGGGTTAACATATCTGGAATACTTCTAAATTTCTTTATCCAGAACAATGACTACATAATAGCTTCTGAATTTTTATATCCGGGTCGTTTGTGGATATTCACATCCTGACGTTTTCACTCGCCTTTTCTGCATATGAATCACAATATTTGGGAAACCTTCGAATTTCGACATTCGGATTCCAACTAAAACAAAAACCACTTCCGGATAACCATATTTGGAGTGCACCAGTTTTCATGAAAAAGTTACTGTTTTTCTCTAATGAGCACTACCTTCTCTAATGAATTTGTACAACCAACCACCACCGCTGAACCAGGACAACCAAACACCACAACTTTCGGCTCCGTCGCCGACTCTCCGCGCAACACAACTCTTGCCTCTGTTAGTCGCTGGAATGAACTTTGCACCTCAATCAACCCTATGCCTTATTTTAAATGACTAAGggaaaaataatcaatttcttTTTAGGTGTTGGGTGTAGTCAAAAGTGATGTGGTGCATAGAGAATTAGCCAAAATGCGGGTTAGGCTCAATCTTTTAGTTCGCTGACCCGCTTAGGCTCGTCCGGACTAAGGATAAAGTGGAACATGCTAGCCCATATGCTCGCGTAATAATAAAAAGATTGTTTCTTTCTGCATCCTTcaaatttcttcttgcacctcatCAATTCCAGAAATCACCTCTTTTACAAGAAATATGGGACAGGTCAACCCGCATTACTATCCCTAAATGAGAAAATGAGAAATGAAATTGCTTGATAACTAAAGGTAAGTAATTTGTTCCTTAATTTATCTTCAAAGATCTTTcctagaaaaataataatttaagtttcTTTAAGAAACTTGGAGTTTAAAAATTTTCCAATCTTCGAATTTCCGTTATGAGGATGGGAGGGAAGTTCatcaatatctaattaaaattttctCAAGAGGGATTAATTCTAATATCGTGGTAAAAATTGATTACAATTTCACTTTACATGAAATCACTCAACATGTGAGCAAAACTCTTGAAAACTAGATACCATATTCTCAACCTACGAAAAcactcatttttattttttttgtagaaaacttattttaaacactaatttaatgtattatttataaaggtaacctattttatattatttttcattgtttCTGAAAGCACAACTTGCACAATCTAATTGATTATTCTTGGAGCTAATGGATTACTGTAAACCTCGTATCCCTACCAAACTCGAAATGATCGATTATATTAAAgattaattgattattttgttCATTGTTAAATTTGAAAACTCAACAAGAACAATGTAATGAATTATTTAAGTGATAATTTATTAACTACGAGTTTCAAACAAGTTCTAAATAAGCAATCATTACAAAAGATAACCAATTAACTCActtataaaaatcaattatatgTGAGAATATACAACTTATAGGATaatcaatttatatttaatcataattaattatttgaaaatataattaaatacaaaagaaagaaaaatgatgaaGATAATATATAGTCTAATGCAAACTTATTAACATACATAAATCGTATTCAATAACTCAAAAACAATAAcatacaaaatgaaaataaatttattatatcataaaaataaaatttctaaataaagTGTCCCTTGCTCAACATCGGAATACATGTTCATACAATGTACGAATTAAGAATGCCTAACTATTTAATCAACActatattaaagtttaatttcaaattttttatttaaaccaacttaatattaatatattgttaatatttttcattttaaatttcgATCTATATACATTAATCATCTATAAACCAAATTGATCTCGACATCAATCCTCTATTTCAATAGGGAAATGTTAccaataaaattatttcttttttatttattttaatatatgttatttGTGAGGTTGCTATATATTATGAggtaaaaaaaactcaaatactactctatattatttttctttggaaagtttttctttcttatcaggaaaagaataaaaagaatctttatcaaattaatttgagTCATCAgtaaatactaaataattttgtttgacGAATCGGCAAAGTCAACTTTCTCAAGAACAATTAATGAATGAATAtgctttttctttaaaataattatattcaattttttaaaataaagtgtgGGGCAAATTTCATTTCGACTTTTTATATGATAAGATATATTGTTGTGGTGTTGAGAGACGAgtggaaaaataaaattataaaataacaagtatgaattttaaaattcaaaagcaTTTATTCAAATGGCtctctctaaaattaatttttggaatATCCATTAATTTTGGGAATAACATGTACATGTAGATATGGACACATTCACAGATAATTTTTGGAATACTAAATTTATTTCAGAAAACTAGATCACTTGGTCCTTGTGCCAAATAACTAGTCTCTCTATATTGCTGCTTTAAGAAAATTTCATAAGACAATTGAAAATCATCAATATAATTTGCAGCTTCATATTCCATTGATGCATGCTCCATCATCTCATCTTCACAAGGGATCCATGAATTCATCTCATCAAAGGGCAAGGAAGAGATGATGTTCATGTCAACCCAATGATCAGGCTCACTGTATGATGTGTCCAGGTGTTCCATCTCACAGATTTGATCAATTTCAGTGTCACTGATCTCTGCCTCCAATGACTGAATCATATTCACAAGTCTATCATCACCACAGAAATcttcttcctgcatttcttccATCAGTGACATAAGAAGAACATTGTTGGCCTCTGAGAACTCCATCCCCAACTCAAACACACCTTCTGAAAAAGACATGTTAAATAAAAAGGATTTTGTGAGTGACCCTTTTTCTTTGGTGTATGGAAATGGTTAAGGTGAGAGAAATAGAAGCAAATTATAGATGTAGAAGATGCAAGATGAGTTTGAAAGGTGAAGAAGGGAGCCTTATATAGAGAAATAATGAATGGTACAGTAATTAATACTAGGTGGGGTAGCTTTGGTTGTTGATGCTGCATGTAGGGCAAATGAATAATAAATGATGTAGTGAAAAAGATAAGCTAAGATTCATATAATTGTGCTAAGATATAATAGTATTGATGGAAAAAAACTAATGCTTTGACCCGTCGGTGTCTACATGTCCAGCAACAAATCAAGGCATTCCAGGTGAGCATATATGGTATTTGGCTAGCTATGATGCACCACTAATTAGGGTTTGCAAGTTGCAATAGAACTGGGACATCTGAAACCAGACAATGTGCCCACTTAATGACCAATAATTAATGTAACatgcataaaaaattaaaagcataAAATCAAGGACACGTTTGAGTGGACACATATATAaatgattgaaattgaaagtaaacaaattgaaaaaaaaacgaCTATGGATTCCATTGACCCTATATGAGTGATTATAAATTTTCTCTAATTGAGTAGCACCAAAGAGTATCGgttgaatataatatataatttttataccGGTTGAAGGGTTATCgtatatgatttttatttggttcattttttatatataaaaaaatatgaaattttacattttgaaaCAATAATTAATGTTAATGTTGTTTATCTGATAAAATCTTGTTTTCATTGGTTATATAGTAAATCACGTAATATattgttgttttttatgttgAGAATTATTTCAACtaatttattacaaaaattctttttcacaTGTATTATATTATTGGAGTGTCACATCTATTTTGTACATttatgaaagagaaaaaaaatactaacatCTTTA includes:
- the LOC137833931 gene encoding uncharacterized protein, whose amino-acid sequence is MQAWGSSVDCDIVEVFEDRVNTFEVVSSPWTIFVEYVIGTWLRPHKENFVKAWTDKVMHLGNITSNKIEVPHRSLKRILQNSMGDLCFCWDSINKMIILQHNAIKASFQKSFHVVGHRYNVTTYKKLVGHVSKYSLNLIFEKLVRVKSMRFDKISCGGCTLTCTHDFPCTCQLASFGVSSIPLKLVRVIWTRLSFEDIATEHCSSKLSIEKEFEVFSKRFKEVDVASKVSIKIKLEGIAFPKKTSIYTPHDKVRTKGVVKARPTKFMRSTKRIPSYYEHVGFIHSQHDSCGVKDTYHKFSNIIHSYARSIHVGFHPYILDVVDVKVDGHYAYCVVAAELGMEKSPGLLFE